The nucleotide window GGCGCCCTGCGGCCGGGGGCGACCGTGCCCCTGGCACCTCAAAACTAACAGCGCTAGTTTTGGGCGCGGACGACGGCTAGGTTGGGACCGGACGACGACGCCCCTCCCGGGAGGAACGCATGAAGGCACACGACGGCATGTACATCGACGGCGCGTGGCGCCCCGCGGCGGGGGCGGAGACCATCGCCGTCGTGAACCCGGTCGACGAGCAGGTCATCGCCCTGGTACCGGCGGGCACGATCGAGGACGTCGACGCCGCCGTACGGGCCGCCCGCGCCGCCTTCCCGGCCTGGGCGGCCACCCCGCCCGCCGAGCGCGCCGCACGGATCGGCGCCCTGCGGGACGTCCTCGTCGCACGCAAGGACGAGATCGCCGAAACGGTCACCGCCGAACTCGGCTCACCGCTGAAGTTCTCCCAGGCCGTGCACGTCGGCGCGCCGATCGCGGTCGCCGGCTCGTACGCGGACCTCGCCGCCTCGTACGCCTTCGAGGAGAAGGTCGGGAACTCGACCGTCCACCTGGAACCGGTCGGCGTCGTCGGGGCGATCACGCCCTGGAACTACCCGCTGCACCAGATCGTCGCCAAGGTCGCCCCGGCGCTGGCGGCGGGCTGCACCGTCGTGCTGAAGCCCGCCGAGGACACCCCGCTGACCGCGCAGCTCTTCGCGGAGGCGGTCCACGAGGCGGGCGTGCCGGCCGGTGTCTTCAACCTCGTCACCGGCCTCGGACCGGTCGCCGGCCAGGCGCTCGCCGAGCACGAGGGGGTGGACCTGGTCTCCTTCACGGGCTCCACGGCCGTCGGCCGGCAGATCGGCGCGACGGCCGGCGCGGCCGTCAAGAGGGTCGCCCTGGAACTCGGCGGCAAGTCCGCCAACGTCATCCTGCCGAGCGCCGACCTGGCCAAGGCGGTGAACGTCGGCGTGGCCAACGTGATGTCCAACTCCGGCCAGACGTGCAGCGCCTGGACCCGCATGCTGGTGCACGACTCCCAGTACGACGAGGCCGTCGCGCTGGCCGCCGACGCCGCCGCGAAGTACGGCGAGCGCATCGGCCCGGTCGTCAACGCCAAACAGCGCGAACGCGTGGTGGGGTACATCGAGAAGGGCGTCGGTGAGGGCGCGCGGCTCGTCGCGGGCGGTCCCGAAGCCCCGCGGAAGCCGGGCTACTTCGTCAGCCCGACCGTCTTCGCGGATGTCGAGCCCGGGATGGCCATCGCGCAGGAGGAGATCTTCGGCCCGGTCCTGTCGATCATCCGGTACGAGGACGAGGCGGACGCGCTGCGCATCGCGAACGGCACGGTGTACGGGCTCGCGGGCGCCGTCTGGGCCGGGGACGAGGCGGAGGCCGTGGCCTTCGCGCGACGCCTCGACACCGGGCAGGTCGACATCAACGGCGGACGCTTCAACCCCCGGGCGCCCTT belongs to Streptomyces sp. V3I8 and includes:
- a CDS encoding aldehyde dehydrogenase family protein, which gives rise to MKAHDGMYIDGAWRPAAGAETIAVVNPVDEQVIALVPAGTIEDVDAAVRAARAAFPAWAATPPAERAARIGALRDVLVARKDEIAETVTAELGSPLKFSQAVHVGAPIAVAGSYADLAASYAFEEKVGNSTVHLEPVGVVGAITPWNYPLHQIVAKVAPALAAGCTVVLKPAEDTPLTAQLFAEAVHEAGVPAGVFNLVTGLGPVAGQALAEHEGVDLVSFTGSTAVGRQIGATAGAAVKRVALELGGKSANVILPSADLAKAVNVGVANVMSNSGQTCSAWTRMLVHDSQYDEAVALAADAAAKYGERIGPVVNAKQRERVVGYIEKGVGEGARLVAGGPEAPRKPGYFVSPTVFADVEPGMAIAQEEIFGPVLSIIRYEDEADALRIANGTVYGLAGAVWAGDEAEAVAFARRLDTGQVDINGGRFNPRAPFGGYKQSGVGRELGSHGLSEYLQTKSLQF